The Nitrospira tepida genome includes a window with the following:
- the thiC gene encoding phosphomethylpyrimidine synthase ThiC — protein sequence MLVTPTGSSPQDGTTPPITTQPLPGSRKTYVSGRLPGVRVPMREIETSPTRTPQGEASLKETVVVYDTSGPYTDPTAKIDVRRGLAPLRRQWILDRGDVEELPDLTSQFGRARAQDPKLASLRFQHIRRPLRAKAGANVTQLHYARKGIITPEMEFIAIRENQWREQAAAHGATNGNGNGRAGGVPEHPGQAWGAAIPRAITPEFVRDEVARGRAIIPSNINHPESEPMIIGRNFLVKINANIGNSAIASSIEEEVEKMVWAIRWGSDTVMDLSTGKNIHETREWIIRNSPVPIGTVPIYQALEKVGGRAEDLTWEIYRDTLIEQAEQGVDYFTIHAGVLLRYIPLTASRCTGIVSRGGSIHAKWCLAHHKENFAYTHFEEICEIMKAYDVAFSLGDGLRPGSIADANDEAQFAELATLGELTKIAWKHDVQVMIEGPGHIPMQLIHENMTKQLDLCGEAPFYTLGPLTTDIAPGYDHITSAIGAAMIGWYGCAMLCYVTPKEHLGLPNREDVKAGVIAYKIAAHAADLAKGHPGAQGRDNALSRARFEFRWQDQFNLSLDPDTARTYHDATLPDQAAKVAHFCSMCGPHFCSMKITQDVRDYAAKKQLEEQEALAVGMQEKAEEFRQSGAEIYR from the coding sequence ATGCTCGTGACTCCCACAGGCTCTTCCCCTCAGGACGGAACCACGCCCCCGATCACGACACAGCCTCTTCCGGGGTCGCGAAAAACCTATGTCTCCGGCCGATTGCCCGGCGTCCGCGTTCCGATGCGGGAAATCGAGACCTCCCCGACCCGCACGCCGCAAGGAGAAGCTTCTCTTAAGGAAACAGTGGTGGTGTACGATACCTCCGGGCCCTATACAGACCCGACTGCCAAGATCGATGTCCGGCGCGGATTAGCCCCACTTCGCCGGCAATGGATCCTCGATCGGGGCGATGTGGAAGAGCTGCCGGACCTCACCTCGCAATTCGGACGGGCTCGCGCCCAGGACCCCAAGCTCGCTTCCCTGCGGTTCCAACACATCCGGAGACCGCTCAGAGCCAAGGCCGGAGCCAACGTGACCCAACTCCACTATGCGCGGAAGGGCATCATCACGCCGGAAATGGAGTTCATCGCGATCAGGGAAAACCAGTGGCGCGAGCAAGCGGCCGCCCACGGCGCCACAAACGGAAACGGAAATGGCCGGGCGGGCGGCGTCCCTGAACATCCGGGCCAAGCCTGGGGCGCGGCGATTCCACGCGCCATCACCCCGGAATTCGTGCGCGACGAAGTGGCGCGTGGCCGGGCGATCATTCCATCGAACATCAACCATCCCGAAAGCGAGCCGATGATCATCGGCCGGAACTTCCTGGTCAAGATCAACGCCAACATCGGTAACTCCGCTATCGCCTCCTCGATCGAAGAGGAGGTCGAGAAGATGGTCTGGGCGATCCGGTGGGGGTCCGACACGGTCATGGACCTCTCGACCGGCAAGAACATCCATGAGACCCGCGAGTGGATCATCCGGAATTCCCCGGTGCCGATCGGCACCGTTCCGATCTATCAGGCCCTGGAGAAGGTCGGCGGCCGCGCCGAGGACCTGACCTGGGAGATCTATCGCGATACGCTGATCGAACAGGCCGAGCAGGGCGTGGACTACTTCACGATCCACGCGGGCGTCTTGCTCCGATACATCCCCCTCACCGCCTCCCGCTGCACCGGGATCGTCTCCCGCGGCGGGTCGATCCATGCCAAATGGTGCCTGGCCCATCACAAAGAGAACTTCGCCTATACCCATTTCGAGGAGATCTGCGAGATCATGAAGGCCTATGACGTCGCCTTCAGCCTCGGCGACGGGCTCCGGCCCGGGTCCATCGCGGACGCCAACGACGAAGCGCAGTTCGCGGAACTCGCCACGCTCGGCGAGTTGACCAAGATCGCCTGGAAACATGACGTCCAAGTGATGATCGAAGGCCCCGGCCATATCCCGATGCAGTTGATCCACGAGAACATGACCAAGCAACTCGACCTCTGCGGTGAAGCGCCCTTCTATACGCTCGGCCCTCTGACCACCGATATCGCGCCGGGCTATGACCATATCACCTCGGCCATCGGTGCCGCCATGATCGGCTGGTACGGCTGCGCCATGCTCTGTTATGTGACGCCCAAGGAACATTTGGGGCTGCCCAACCGGGAGGACGTGAAGGCCGGGGTGATCGCTTACAAGATTGCGGCCCATGCCGCCGACCTGGCGAAGGGCCATCCCGGGGCCCAGGGGCGGGACAACGCCCTGTCACGGGCGCGCTTTGAATTCCGCTGGCAGGATCAGTTCAACCTGTCCCTGGACCCGGACACGGCCCGGACCTATCACGATGCGACGTTGCCGGACCAGGCGGCCAAGGTCGCACACTTTTGCAGCATGTGCGGGCCGCATTTCTGCTCCATGAAGATCACGCAGGATGTCCGGGACTATGCGGCGAAGAAGCAATTGGAAGAGCAGGAGGCCCTGGCCGTCGGCATGCAGGAGAAAGCGGAGGAATTCCGACAATCCGGAGCGGAAATTTACCGTTAA
- a CDS encoding histidine kinase, whose translation MSNKTILVVINDLFFYTKLRDALLPQGYKLERARTQEDFSSKAAASPDAVVMNLNDLSLDPFRALTLLKADPLLAKVPVLAFANHEEVETWQRAKTLGVSKIVSRNEFSARTGALVQEILGVRP comes from the coding sequence ATGAGCAATAAGACCATCCTCGTGGTCATCAACGATCTCTTCTTTTACACCAAGCTGCGCGACGCCCTGCTTCCCCAGGGCTACAAGCTGGAGCGAGCCCGCACGCAGGAGGATTTCTCGTCGAAGGCCGCCGCCAGCCCCGATGCGGTGGTGATGAACTTGAACGACCTCAGCCTGGACCCATTCAGGGCGTTGACGTTGCTGAAAGCCGATCCGCTGTTGGCCAAGGTGCCGGTACTGGCCTTCGCCAACCACGAGGAGGTCGAGACCTGGCAGCGGGCCAAGACGCTCGGCGTGTCGAAGATTGTGTCACGCAATGAATTCTCAGCCCGCACAGGCGCGTTGGTTCAGGAAATCCTGGGTGTCCGCCCATGA
- a CDS encoding tetratricopeptide repeat protein produces the protein MTTMDIQDFLIQGEGREEDKREAWHLFQQAFELQRKGELEEAVRLYKQSIETYPTAEAYTFLGWTYSFMGRIDEAIEECHHAISQDPDFGNPYNDIGAYLIEKGQFDDAIPWFERAMQAKRYESPEYPHLNLGRVYERKGEWSKAIDCYKRALTLNPNYALAKKSLGRLISSMN, from the coding sequence ATGACGACAATGGATATTCAGGACTTTCTGATACAGGGCGAAGGCCGCGAAGAGGACAAGCGCGAAGCCTGGCACCTCTTTCAGCAAGCCTTCGAGTTGCAGCGGAAAGGCGAGTTGGAGGAGGCCGTCCGCCTCTACAAACAGTCCATCGAGACCTATCCGACCGCCGAAGCCTATACGTTTCTGGGCTGGACCTACAGTTTCATGGGCCGGATCGACGAGGCGATCGAGGAATGCCATCACGCGATCTCACAGGACCCGGATTTCGGCAACCCGTACAACGACATCGGGGCGTACCTGATCGAGAAGGGCCAATTCGACGACGCCATCCCCTGGTTCGAGCGCGCGATGCAGGCCAAACGGTATGAGAGCCCGGAATATCCGCACCTCAACTTGGGACGGGTCTATGAACGGAAGGGCGAGTGGTCCAAGGCGATCGACTGCTACAAGCGGGCGCTCACGCTGAACCCCAATTACGCGCTCGCGAAAAAATCGCTGGGACGTCTGATCAGCTCGATGAACTAG
- the lspA gene encoding signal peptidase II, producing the protein MTAAGTRFLLLALVSGAVVFADQLTKLQIMQSMQLHESIPIIPNLFSLTYIRNPGAAFGLMAGSSTGFRLIFFAFTSVFAVVLLGTILIRLPERDLMGQYSIAAILGGAVGNLLDRVRFGEVIDFLDFYVGQYHWPAFNVADAAISVGVFFLILHFALEKKADAPPPSAAVRPDA; encoded by the coding sequence GTGACCGCCGCCGGCACCAGATTTCTGCTGCTGGCGCTGGTCAGCGGAGCGGTCGTCTTTGCGGACCAACTGACGAAGCTCCAGATCATGCAGTCGATGCAACTGCATGAGTCGATCCCGATCATTCCCAACCTGTTCAGCCTGACCTACATTCGGAATCCCGGCGCCGCGTTCGGTCTGATGGCGGGCAGCAGCACCGGCTTCCGCCTGATCTTCTTCGCCTTTACCTCCGTGTTTGCCGTCGTGCTGCTCGGGACCATTCTGATCCGTTTGCCGGAGCGGGATCTCATGGGGCAATACAGCATCGCCGCCATTCTCGGTGGGGCCGTCGGCAATCTGCTGGACCGCGTACGCTTCGGCGAAGTGATCGACTTTCTCGATTTCTATGTGGGGCAGTACCATTGGCCGGCATTCAACGTGGCGGATGCCGCGATCAGCGTCGGGGTCTTTTTTCTCATCCTGCACTTTGCGCTGGAAAAGAAAGCCGACGCCCCTCCACCGTCGGCCGCGGTCCGGCCCGACGCCTAA
- the ileS gene encoding isoleucine--tRNA ligase: MDYKSTLNLPQTDFPMKANLPQREPELLAWWDQQRLYETIQAAGRGRPLYILHDGPPYANGHIHIGHALNKILKDIIIKSKTMAGCQAPYVPGWDCHGLPIEHQVLKELGSKKQGLDMIGIRRLCREYAEKYYQIQRDEFRRLGVLGDWDHPYLTMTPSYEAEIVRELGKFVERGGVYKGLKPVLWCTQDQTALAEAEVEYADHRSPSIYVRFPFVLSPQELSNRANLQINFPSEVKTVSIVIWTTTPWTLPANQAVCINEEFDYAFVQVGNEVLIIADKLLEAVMKACGLTEYKKLAVRGRLGTADPRQIHSGGKLEGLLCKRPLSEGLSPVLYGDFVTLDQGTGCVHIAPGHGQEDYQLALRYNSSPYSQVLEQPLEVLAPVDSSGRFTETVPDFAGQHVFKANPRIVERLQENGRLLGHGALTHSYPHCWRCKSPVIFRATEQWFVSMEANDLRKDALAEIERVRWIPTYGRDRITGMIENRPDWCISRQRVWGVPIVGFSCTACNTILVNPTIVEHVAALVEQGGTDVWFGRSAAELLPAGTTCGKCGGTTFEKEKDILDVWFESGVSYAAVLKPCKWWPADLYLEGSDQHRGWFHSALLAGVTTDRRAPYKAVLTHGFVVDGAGKKMSKSAGNVVAPQDVIKQYGAEILRLWVSAQDYREDLRISQEILGQLVEAYRKIRNTSRFLLSNLYDFDPLHDRVAYERLPEIDRWALLRLNQLIPKIKAAYESFEFHSIFHQLNNFCSVDLSAVYLDILKDRLYTFRKDSTLRRGSQTVLLDVLVALTKLMAPILSFTAEEIWRILPKGAVPDPGHWSVHLASFPEAPPEWNDAALAQRWDRLLEVRTAVQAALEEKRREKVIGSSLEAHVLIEANQQQYEFLAQYITDLPSFLIVSSVDLKQSAALPVAEGMRFTVQKSTEPRCERCWNYRSSVGQDRSHPTLCDRCLEAIR; encoded by the coding sequence ATGGACTATAAATCGACCCTGAACCTGCCCCAGACCGACTTCCCCATGAAGGCGAATTTGCCGCAGCGGGAGCCGGAGCTGCTCGCCTGGTGGGACCAACAGCGGCTGTATGAGACGATTCAGGCAGCCGGGCGTGGCCGGCCTCTGTACATACTGCACGACGGGCCTCCCTATGCGAACGGACATATCCATATCGGGCACGCGCTGAACAAAATTCTCAAAGACATCATCATCAAGTCCAAGACCATGGCCGGGTGCCAGGCCCCGTATGTGCCGGGGTGGGACTGTCACGGTCTCCCGATCGAGCATCAGGTTCTGAAAGAGTTGGGGAGCAAGAAGCAGGGGCTCGACATGATCGGGATCCGGCGGCTCTGCCGGGAGTACGCGGAAAAATACTATCAGATCCAGCGCGACGAGTTCCGCCGCCTCGGCGTGCTCGGGGATTGGGACCACCCCTACCTGACGATGACCCCGTCCTATGAAGCTGAGATCGTGCGCGAGCTGGGCAAGTTCGTCGAGCGCGGCGGCGTCTATAAGGGACTCAAGCCGGTGCTCTGGTGCACGCAGGACCAAACGGCGCTCGCAGAAGCGGAGGTGGAGTACGCCGACCACCGATCGCCTTCGATTTATGTCAGATTCCCTTTTGTGTTGTCACCCCAAGAGCTTTCTAACAGAGCGAATCTCCAGATCAATTTTCCCTCTGAAGTTAAGACTGTGTCGATCGTGATCTGGACGACAACTCCCTGGACGCTTCCGGCAAACCAAGCCGTATGTATCAATGAAGAGTTTGATTACGCTTTTGTCCAAGTGGGGAATGAGGTTCTGATCATCGCTGATAAGTTGTTGGAAGCAGTAATGAAGGCTTGTGGACTAACAGAGTACAAGAAGTTAGCTGTAAGAGGAAGGTTAGGTACTGCTGATCCAAGACAAATACATTCCGGAGGTAAGCTGGAAGGGTTGCTATGCAAGAGGCCTCTTTCTGAAGGACTCTCTCCTGTTCTTTATGGCGATTTCGTTACGTTGGACCAAGGTACAGGTTGCGTTCACATCGCTCCTGGTCACGGTCAAGAAGATTACCAATTGGCCCTTCGATACAACTCTTCTCCGTATTCACAGGTTCTTGAGCAGCCACTTGAAGTCTTAGCGCCTGTGGATAGTTCCGGCCGGTTCACCGAGACGGTCCCGGACTTTGCCGGACAGCATGTGTTCAAGGCCAATCCTCGGATCGTGGAACGGTTGCAAGAGAACGGGCGGCTCCTTGGACATGGGGCATTGACCCATTCGTATCCCCACTGTTGGCGATGCAAAAGCCCGGTCATTTTTCGGGCGACGGAACAATGGTTCGTCTCGATGGAGGCGAACGACCTCAGGAAAGATGCGCTGGCGGAAATCGAGCGGGTGCGATGGATTCCGACCTACGGGCGCGACCGGATCACCGGCATGATCGAGAACCGCCCCGACTGGTGCATCTCACGGCAGCGGGTGTGGGGGGTGCCGATCGTCGGGTTCTCCTGCACCGCCTGCAACACCATTCTCGTCAATCCGACGATCGTGGAACATGTGGCGGCCCTGGTCGAACAGGGCGGGACCGATGTGTGGTTCGGCCGATCGGCGGCCGAGTTGCTGCCGGCGGGAACGACCTGCGGCAAGTGCGGCGGCACGACGTTTGAGAAGGAAAAGGATATCCTGGACGTCTGGTTCGAGTCAGGGGTGAGCTATGCCGCTGTGCTGAAACCATGCAAGTGGTGGCCGGCGGATCTGTATCTAGAGGGGTCGGACCAGCACCGAGGGTGGTTTCACAGCGCCCTGTTGGCCGGGGTCACCACCGACCGGCGCGCTCCCTACAAGGCCGTGCTGACCCATGGGTTCGTCGTGGACGGGGCGGGCAAGAAGATGTCCAAATCAGCCGGCAACGTGGTCGCTCCCCAGGACGTGATCAAACAGTATGGAGCGGAAATTCTCCGGTTGTGGGTGTCCGCGCAGGACTATCGGGAAGACCTACGGATCTCGCAGGAGATCCTGGGGCAACTGGTCGAGGCCTATCGCAAGATCCGCAACACGAGCCGGTTCCTGCTGAGCAACCTCTATGATTTCGACCCGCTGCATGATCGCGTGGCCTATGAACGGCTGCCCGAGATCGACCGCTGGGCGCTTCTGCGGCTCAACCAACTGATCCCCAAGATCAAGGCCGCCTACGAATCCTTTGAATTCCATTCGATCTTCCACCAGCTCAACAACTTTTGCTCGGTGGACCTGAGCGCCGTCTACTTGGATATCCTGAAGGATCGGCTGTACACCTTCCGCAAGGACTCGACGTTGCGGCGCGGTTCGCAGACAGTGTTGCTAGACGTCCTCGTGGCGCTGACCAAGCTCATGGCGCCCATTCTGAGCTTCACCGCCGAGGAGATTTGGCGCATATTGCCCAAGGGAGCGGTGCCCGATCCGGGGCATTGGAGCGTGCACCTCGCTTCATTCCCGGAGGCTCCTCCGGAGTGGAACGATGCGGCGCTGGCTCAACGGTGGGATAGGCTCCTGGAAGTGCGGACGGCTGTGCAAGCGGCGTTGGAGGAGAAACGGCGAGAGAAGGTCATCGGCTCGTCTCTCGAAGCCCATGTGCTTATCGAGGCGAATCAGCAGCAATATGAATTTCTTGCTCAGTACATCACTGATCTGCCCAGCTTTCTGATTGTTTCGAGTGTTGACCTGAAGCAATCAGCGGCATTGCCTGTGGCCGAAGGAATGCGCTTCACCGTTCAGAAATCCACGGAACCCAGGTGCGAACGCTGCTGGAATTACCGGTCGTCCGTGGGGCAGGATCGCAGCCATCCCACGCTCTGCGACCGGTGCCTTGAGGCGATCCGGTGA
- a CDS encoding sulfide-dependent adenosine diphosphate thiazole synthase, which yields MAKPKPAPLRERDITRHIAREYYKEFDQLIESDVIIVGAGPSGLICAYDLATMGFKTLIVEQSLALGGGFWHGGYLMNKATICEPANEILEEIGVPCKRVKECEGMYMVDPPHATGALVAAAYRAGAKVLNLTRVVDLILRREGVLEGVVVNNTTAEMAGHDVIHVDPIALESKVVVDATGHDAVVVELLHKRRLYQPVPGNGAMWVSRSEEEVMNRTGEVYPNCFVIGLAVAAVHGTPRMGPAFGSMLLSGRYGAELIKKKLKNE from the coding sequence ATGGCCAAGCCTAAACCGGCGCCGCTCAGGGAGCGGGACATCACCCGGCACATCGCCCGGGAATACTATAAGGAGTTCGACCAGCTCATCGAGAGCGACGTGATCATCGTCGGGGCAGGTCCGTCCGGCCTGATCTGCGCCTATGACCTTGCGACGATGGGATTCAAGACCTTGATCGTCGAACAGTCGTTGGCGCTCGGCGGCGGGTTCTGGCATGGCGGCTATCTGATGAACAAGGCCACCATCTGCGAGCCGGCCAATGAGATTCTGGAAGAGATCGGCGTGCCCTGCAAACGGGTCAAGGAATGCGAGGGCATGTACATGGTCGATCCGCCCCATGCCACCGGGGCCCTCGTCGCCGCCGCTTACCGGGCCGGGGCCAAGGTCCTGAACCTGACCAGGGTCGTGGACCTCATCCTGCGCCGGGAGGGGGTGCTGGAGGGTGTGGTGGTCAACAATACGACGGCGGAGATGGCGGGGCATGATGTCATCCATGTCGATCCGATCGCGCTGGAAAGCAAGGTCGTGGTCGATGCCACGGGCCATGACGCCGTTGTTGTGGAGTTGTTGCATAAGCGCCGGCTCTATCAGCCGGTTCCCGGCAACGGCGCCATGTGGGTGTCGCGATCGGAAGAAGAAGTCATGAACCGCACCGGCGAGGTCTATCCGAACTGTTTCGTCATCGGTCTGGCGGTCGCGGCCGTCCACGGCACGCCGCGCATGGGGCCGGCCTTCGGCTCCATGTTGCTGTCCGGCCGTTACGGCGCCGAGTTGATCAAGAAGAAACTGAAAAACGAATAA
- a CDS encoding undecaprenyl-diphosphate phosphatase produces MNEWGPELAVLLGLVEGLTEYLPVSSTGHLILVGHAVGFTGEVASSVEISIQLGAILAVIVYEWDKIKTLAGRAYRDQIGFRHMAAERAHSSWTLLLQESFRLHPSLWFIVGIGLAFLPAALVGVLAHGWIKAHLFTPDTVALSSIAGGLVILAVEAMKDRPRIKELPQVTLSHAWWIGLAQCASLIPGMSRSGSTIVGGLLVGLDRKVATEYSFFLALPTLVAATLYQFLKSHALMSQADLLALGIGLVVSFLTAWAVIALFMGFVKRHTLRAFAYYRMALGALVLYVFAG; encoded by the coding sequence GTGAATGAATGGGGTCCGGAACTGGCTGTGCTGCTGGGTCTTGTCGAAGGGTTGACGGAATACCTGCCTGTCTCCTCCACAGGCCATCTCATTCTGGTCGGCCACGCCGTCGGGTTTACCGGCGAGGTTGCGTCCAGCGTCGAAATTTCCATCCAGCTCGGCGCGATCCTCGCCGTGATCGTCTACGAATGGGACAAGATCAAGACGCTGGCCGGGCGGGCCTACCGCGATCAGATCGGCTTCCGGCACATGGCGGCGGAACGGGCGCATTCCTCATGGACTCTCCTGCTCCAAGAGTCGTTTCGGCTCCACCCAAGCCTGTGGTTCATCGTCGGAATCGGGCTGGCCTTTCTGCCGGCCGCCCTGGTGGGCGTTCTCGCGCATGGGTGGATCAAAGCCCATCTCTTCACGCCTGACACAGTCGCCCTCTCATCGATCGCGGGGGGGCTGGTCATTCTCGCGGTCGAAGCCATGAAGGATCGTCCGCGAATCAAGGAACTGCCTCAGGTGACGCTCTCCCATGCCTGGTGGATCGGCCTGGCCCAGTGTGCCTCGTTGATTCCCGGCATGTCCCGCTCCGGCTCCACGATCGTCGGCGGGCTCCTGGTCGGCCTCGACCGAAAGGTCGCGACAGAGTACTCGTTTTTTCTCGCCCTTCCCACACTCGTCGCCGCGACCCTCTATCAATTCCTGAAATCGCACGCGCTCATGTCCCAAGCCGACCTGTTGGCGCTCGGCATTGGGCTGGTGGTGTCGTTTCTGACGGCCTGGGCCGTCATCGCGCTGTTCATGGGATTCGTCAAGCGCCACACGCTCCGGGCCTTCGCCTACTATCGGATGGCCTTAGGCGCGCTGGTCCTGTATGTGTTCGCGGGCTAA
- the ygfZ gene encoding CAF17-like 4Fe-4S cluster assembly/insertion protein YgfZ: protein MKRLCLRDQHVAAGAQFGESSGWEVPLRYGNPADEHRAVRQAVGLSDLSHRGKLRVTGDDRVKWLQSIISNDLLPLKPGQYLYSSLLTHKGKMLSYFRVYLQEEAVLLEDVGEVGDLTHQAIRKFLLYGTKAKLENLSETWGLLLVSGPRAPELIKAALGVEVGSLQPLRFLSHDLGGIPMLLSRTEETGEIDIEVLLPADQLGTVWQQLLTAGQPLGLTPVGSEARQALRMEAGLPVAGLDLTEEIVPPEANLEGKAFSLTKGCYPGQEVVARMDTYGSVRRHLVGLVLKAPTIPPRGAKLFSGDREVGWVSSSVHSPQLGQVIAFGFPLRDFSKPETTLTVDVNGQRIEAVVQTLPFYRRSSVA from the coding sequence ATGAAGCGGTTGTGCCTCAGAGACCAGCATGTCGCAGCAGGAGCCCAGTTCGGCGAATCATCCGGATGGGAGGTGCCCCTGCGTTACGGCAATCCGGCGGACGAGCACCGGGCCGTTCGGCAGGCTGTCGGGCTGTCCGACCTGTCCCATCGAGGCAAACTGCGCGTAACCGGCGACGACCGCGTGAAATGGCTCCAGAGCATCATCAGCAACGATCTCCTGCCCCTGAAACCGGGGCAATATCTCTATTCCAGCCTGCTGACACACAAGGGCAAGATGTTGTCCTATTTCCGCGTCTATCTGCAGGAGGAGGCGGTGCTGCTGGAAGACGTGGGTGAAGTCGGGGACCTGACCCATCAGGCGATCAGAAAATTTCTTCTTTACGGAACCAAGGCCAAGCTTGAGAATCTCTCGGAAACCTGGGGACTACTTCTTGTCAGCGGCCCGCGGGCCCCGGAGTTGATCAAGGCTGCTCTTGGGGTCGAGGTCGGCTCCCTCCAACCGCTTCGCTTCCTGAGCCACGATCTGGGCGGCATTCCCATGCTGCTGAGTCGGACGGAAGAGACGGGTGAGATTGATATCGAAGTGCTGCTCCCCGCCGACCAACTCGGCACGGTGTGGCAACAACTCCTGACCGCCGGCCAGCCGCTCGGGCTCACACCGGTCGGGTCAGAAGCAAGGCAGGCGTTGCGCATGGAAGCGGGGCTTCCCGTAGCGGGGCTGGATTTGACGGAGGAGATCGTTCCTCCGGAGGCCAATCTGGAAGGCAAGGCGTTCAGTCTGACCAAGGGCTGTTACCCTGGCCAAGAAGTCGTGGCCCGGATGGACACCTACGGGAGCGTCCGGCGTCACCTCGTCGGGCTTGTCCTCAAGGCCCCTACGATCCCACCGCGCGGCGCCAAACTGTTCAGCGGCGATCGCGAAGTGGGCTGGGTCAGCAGTTCCGTCCACTCCCCTCAGTTGGGGCAGGTCATCGCCTTTGGGTTCCCCTTGCGGGACTTCAGCAAGCCGGAGACCACGCTCACGGTCGACGTCAACGGACAACGGATCGAGGCGGTCGTCCAGACCTTGCCGTTCTACCGGCGTTCGTCCGTCGCCTGA
- a CDS encoding CBU_0592 family membrane protein, with amino-acid sequence MWLQILSVIGALMVLVAYGLNQNGIWRELDGGYLALNIIGSLLLGLVAVLEQQAGFILLEFSWAAIGIMGVIRARRLPRPS; translated from the coding sequence ATGTGGCTGCAAATCCTGTCGGTGATCGGGGCGCTGATGGTGCTGGTGGCCTATGGATTGAATCAGAACGGCATCTGGCGCGAGCTGGACGGCGGCTATTTGGCGTTGAATATCATCGGGTCGCTGCTGCTCGGCCTGGTGGCGGTGCTGGAACAGCAGGCGGGGTTTATTCTCTTGGAGTTTTCCTGGGCGGCGATTGGGATCATGGGCGTGATCCGGGCGCGCCGATTGCCCCGGCCCTCCTGA
- the nadA gene encoding quinolinate synthase NadA: MSVQLPVLGHPVDSDIFRPTECRSISEYQSLSPDELYRRTSEAKRSLGDRVMVLGHNYQRDEVIVHADFRGDSLLLAKLAQRHADRPYVVFCGVHFMAETADILSRSRQTVILPDLAAGCSMADMAAIEQVEQCWESLGRVMPVEETVLPVVYVNSAANLKAFCGEHGGLTCTSSNARAIMEWAWARREKILFFPDEHLGRNTANKMGLPPEQMLVWDPFLPNGGHSAEALGKARLLLWKGHCSVHQMFQPSHVDYFRRQYPDATVIVHPECHETVVNKADLVGSTEFIIRTVSEAPAGTTWAVGTELNLVNRLKREQADKRVFFLSSTVCQCATMFRIDAPHLCWAMENLAEGRVVNHITVPDDEKQWARVALDRMMDLS; encoded by the coding sequence ATGAGCGTTCAATTGCCCGTGCTCGGCCATCCCGTCGATTCGGACATCTTTCGTCCGACCGAGTGTCGATCCATTTCCGAGTATCAGTCGCTGTCCCCGGACGAACTCTATCGCCGCACATCTGAGGCGAAGCGGAGCTTGGGCGATCGCGTGATGGTGCTGGGACACAATTACCAGCGCGACGAAGTGATCGTGCATGCGGACTTCCGCGGAGACTCGTTGCTCTTGGCGAAGCTCGCGCAGCGGCATGCGGATCGCCCCTACGTCGTCTTTTGCGGCGTGCATTTCATGGCGGAGACCGCCGACATCCTGAGCCGGTCTCGGCAGACCGTCATCCTTCCCGATCTCGCAGCCGGTTGTTCCATGGCCGACATGGCGGCGATCGAGCAGGTGGAACAATGTTGGGAATCGTTGGGGCGGGTGATGCCGGTCGAAGAGACGGTGTTGCCGGTCGTCTACGTCAACTCTGCGGCGAATCTGAAAGCTTTTTGCGGCGAACATGGGGGGCTCACCTGCACCTCGTCGAACGCGCGGGCAATCATGGAATGGGCCTGGGCCAGACGGGAAAAGATTCTCTTCTTCCCGGACGAACACCTGGGGCGCAATACGGCGAACAAGATGGGCTTGCCGCCGGAACAGATGCTCGTGTGGGATCCTTTCCTCCCGAACGGCGGCCATTCAGCGGAGGCTCTCGGCAAGGCCAGACTGCTCCTCTGGAAAGGCCATTGCAGCGTCCACCAAATGTTCCAGCCGTCCCATGTGGACTATTTCAGGCGGCAATATCCGGATGCGACCGTAATCGTTCATCCGGAATGTCATGAAACCGTGGTCAACAAGGCCGATCTAGTCGGGTCCACGGAATTCATCATCCGCACGGTGAGCGAGGCGCCGGCCGGGACCACCTGGGCCGTAGGCACGGAGCTGAATCTCGTCAATCGGCTCAAGCGGGAGCAGGCCGATAAGCGGGTCTTTTTCCTGTCCTCCACCGTGTGCCAATGCGCCACCATGTTCCGGATCGATGCGCCGCACCTTTGTTGGGCCATGGAAAATCTGGCGGAGGGGCGGGTGGTGAATCACATCACCGTCCCAGACGACGAGAAGCAGTGGGCCAGAGTGGCGCTCGATCGGATGATGGATCTGAGCTGA